AGTTCAGCTGAAACTCCaggttatctttaaaaaaattaaaaaagatgaaatgttaCAAGAAAACTATTGGGGTGAGGAAACTTTTTTGTAAGAAACTACTAAAAAACCGGGAATATTTATACTCATTTGAAACTGATTCCAAATCACGAATGAATAACTTGTGTTAAGAGGTAAAAATTATGGGCTTTGTTTAAAATGCGAAGATCATTAACAGGATCGAAACAAAATGAAGTACATATTCTCTGCTACCGTTTAAAATGGCTCGTTACTGTCAAGCTACTCTCGCTTATCTAGGAAAATTCACCGCAAGTCTACTATTCCACTGTTGAACCTGATCATTCCGTCGTAGAATATGCCAATGACCAGGGTTAGCACGGATTCCCAACTTAGCAGGGTCAGGGTCACAGTCAAGAGTACCGAAAGTATCACAGCCACTTTTGCTGAAACTAATTGggtggctctgaaaagagcctttgggTTTAAAGTTGGCACGGAACCAGGAAATCACATTTAGGCCCTCTCCCCGCGGATGCGGCGCGCCAGCTGGATGTCCTTGGGCATGATGGTGACGCGCTTGGCGTGGATGGCGCACAGGTTGGTGTCCTCGAAGAGCCCCACCAGGTAGGCCTCGCACGCCTCCTGCAGGGCCATGACGGCCGAGCTCTGGAAGCGCAGGTCGGTCTTGAAGTCCTGCGCGATCTCGCGCACCAGCCGCTGGAACGGCAGCTTGCGGATCAGCAGCTCGGTGGACTTCTGGTAGCGCCGGATCTCGCGCAGGGCCACCGTGCCGGGCCGGTAGCGGTGCGGCTTCTTGACGCCGCCGGTGGCCGGCGCGCTCTTGCGGGCCGCCTTGGTGGCCAGCTGCTTGCGCGGGGCCTTGCCGCCGGTCGACTTGCGGGCCGTCTGCTTCGTGCGAGCCATCTCAGAGGCGAACTGAGTGTGTCTTCACCGGAGCCGGTAAAAGGCAAACAGCCCTCCTGCTTTTATACAGCCAGACCAACAACCATTGGGCCCAAGAATATTCAAAAATTCCCGCGCCCTCCCCGGATTGGCCCAGCTCCGTGAGGTGCCCGGATTAAGAGTTGCTTTCGGGTTGGTGAATGAATACTAAACCCTGCCCTTCACTGTAGCTACTCTGACGTCATTTGTTTACCCTTTCCCTTCTTAGATCCACTGTGCACAAAATTCTTGCACCGAGCTTAAGATGTTTTGAAATGTACGGTAATCACGCAAAGCAACATAGGAATTTCCAatgtatcttctttttaaagagaaatcctCAAGATAATTTGCAGGTGTTTAGGGAAATAAATGGGCTGCATCTAAAACGAAATTCTGGGTGTGGCACAAATATTGTGAATTAGGAAAATGGTCTTTATTCGCAAGCATGAATTATCAAGGACCTGTAACTTACTCTCATTTGCTTAAGCAAATGTGCATTTTCATCACCTTGGATCTAGATGGAGAATGTGGGTATTATCTTTACCATAAAATGTTAAGATCCCAAcgctattttcattttacaaagtaTGAAGCTGTCCTTGCGATAAACTTGCAAACTTACCTATAGACCATAGCCCTTTCTGCCTGACTAGAAAGTAGCCTACCTACTATGGCCAAACAC
Above is a window of Zalophus californianus isolate mZalCal1 chromosome 7, mZalCal1.pri.v2, whole genome shotgun sequence DNA encoding:
- the LOC113926895 gene encoding histone H3.1, encoding MARTKQTARKSTGGKAPRKQLATKAARKSAPATGGVKKPHRYRPGTVALREIRRYQKSTELLIRKLPFQRLVREIAQDFKTDLRFQSSAVMALQEACEAYLVGLFEDTNLCAIHAKRVTIMPKDIQLARRIRGERA